A section of the Nitrososphaerota archaeon genome encodes:
- a CDS encoding DNA-3-methyladenine glycosylase, protein MILARKFYEQDTVDVARNLLGKVLVRKIGKTTVSGIITETEAYRQADDPASHAYRGITPRNQAMFGNVGCTYVYFTYGMYHCLNVVARSQKHRAGAVLIRGLQPKTGIDTMIKNRKTDKITNLTSGPGKLTIALDITKKQYGEDLVRSSKLYITEGVTPDRIIASPRIGIRLGVDKKWNFRTSHRLFV, encoded by the coding sequence ATGATACTAGCACGAAAATTCTACGAGCAAGACACAGTAGATGTCGCAAGGAACCTCCTAGGCAAAGTTCTGGTGCGCAAAATAGGAAAAACCACAGTATCAGGCATAATTACAGAGACTGAAGCCTACCGCCAAGCGGATGACCCTGCAAGCCATGCATATAGAGGAATCACTCCTAGAAACCAGGCAATGTTTGGAAACGTCGGATGTACCTACGTGTATTTTACATACGGAATGTATCATTGTCTCAATGTTGTGGCAAGAAGCCAAAAGCATCGAGCAGGTGCAGTCTTGATTCGCGGATTACAGCCAAAGACTGGAATTGACACCATGATAAAAAACAGAAAGACCGACAAGATTACAAATCTGACAAGCGGTCCTGGTAAACTCACAATAGCGCTAGACATTACAAAAAAGCAGTACGGCGAAGACTTGGTAAGATCATCAAAATTATACATCACCGAAGGAGTTACGCCGGACAGAATAATTGCGTCGCCTAGAATCGGGATTCGACTAGGTGTGGATAAGAAATGGAACTTTAGGACTAGTCATCGTCTTTTTGTATAG
- a CDS encoding TldD/PmbA family protein, with translation MVECQNAIKIALEHGATYCDVRSERSKKQGIVVETGHLEQSQIKFDRGIGIRILYDGAWGFFATTDDGKVNDGIISAIKAAKATSKKNKVKLANIPTNKKTIEFTITKKPEIEDLTRLAFECDSIMKENKKITKRQIFAQSIFTEKNFESSEGVIITQNYMDCTIDLTVTARQNITQSINITEGGRGGLEKISDATKSAKEISDKVVQLLDAKAPKEEKATLVMNPDFVALLTHEILGHPSEADRILGKEMAWAGGAWWAGKLGQKIGSDTLNVIDDPTMASLGQFAFDDEGVKTKRTRLVHNGTLVNHMHSRETAEIFGVEPTGSMRATSYQFMPLIRMSCTCIEPGEWSPQEIIKEVKHGYLISNMKVPSIDMKRHNWSISAQYANRIENGEVKELLRDIIIVGTAPEFFSSIDACGDDFTIRPITNCGKGDPMQQMKMGNGGPTIRGVATIRSAG, from the coding sequence ATCGTGGAATGTCAAAATGCAATCAAAATTGCGCTAGAGCATGGCGCAACATACTGCGATGTCAGATCAGAGCGGAGTAAAAAGCAAGGAATCGTAGTGGAGACTGGACATCTGGAACAGTCCCAAATAAAATTTGACAGAGGGATAGGAATCAGAATTCTCTATGATGGTGCTTGGGGATTTTTTGCCACAACCGATGATGGAAAAGTAAATGATGGTATAATTTCTGCAATAAAGGCAGCAAAGGCCACATCAAAAAAGAACAAAGTAAAACTTGCAAACATACCAACAAATAAAAAAACAATAGAATTTACGATTACTAAAAAACCGGAAATCGAAGACTTGACAAGATTAGCATTTGAATGCGACAGCATAATGAAGGAAAATAAGAAAATTACAAAAAGACAGATCTTTGCACAGTCAATCTTTACTGAAAAGAATTTTGAAAGCAGCGAAGGAGTCATAATTACTCAAAACTATATGGATTGTACAATAGACCTAACGGTGACTGCTCGACAGAACATAACACAATCAATCAACATTACTGAAGGTGGGCGCGGCGGGCTTGAAAAGATCAGCGATGCAACAAAATCTGCAAAAGAGATATCGGACAAGGTAGTCCAGCTCCTAGACGCCAAGGCGCCGAAGGAGGAAAAGGCAACACTTGTGATGAATCCCGACTTTGTTGCACTGCTTACGCACGAGATTTTAGGGCATCCATCAGAAGCAGATAGAATCCTTGGAAAGGAGATGGCTTGGGCAGGAGGTGCGTGGTGGGCAGGAAAGCTGGGGCAAAAAATCGGCTCTGATACCCTAAATGTAATTGATGATCCCACAATGGCAAGCCTTGGCCAATTTGCATTTGATGACGAGGGGGTAAAGACAAAAAGAACAAGACTAGTTCATAATGGCACCCTAGTAAACCACATGCACAGCCGAGAAACTGCAGAGATCTTTGGGGTGGAGCCGACTGGCTCTATGCGGGCAACATCATATCAGTTCATGCCGTTGATTAGAATGTCATGTACATGTATAGAACCGGGAGAATGGAGCCCCCAGGAAATTATCAAGGAAGTCAAACATGGGTATCTTATATCAAACATGAAAGTGCCGTCAATAGACATGAAACGCCACAACTGGAGCATTTCTGCCCAATATGCAAACAGAATTGAGAATGGAGAGGTAAAGGAATTGTTGCGTGATATCATTATAGTAGGAACTGCTCCAGAATTTTTCTCGTCAATTGACGCATGTGGTGATGACTTTACCATACGCCCAATCACCAACTGTGGCAAAGGAGATCCAATGCAGCAAATGAAAATGGGAAACGGAGGACCTACAATACGTGGCGTGGCAACAATTAGGAGCGCGGGATGA
- a CDS encoding uracil-DNA glycosylase — protein MNISEIRDQVISCTKCELCKTRTNAVPGKGNPSAKIVFIGEAPGRMEDIRGEPFVGSAGKKLADALAKNGILRDSVYITNVVKCRPPSNRVPNESERESCRAYLDAEIEVMNPEIICVLGNTASKSVFGQGEITKNRGKIIEKDGKKYFLTFHPAAMIYNQELAAIFESDIATLAKLVK, from the coding sequence ATGAATATTTCTGAAATTAGGGATCAGGTAATTTCTTGCACCAAATGTGAACTATGCAAGACTCGTACCAATGCAGTTCCAGGAAAGGGAAATCCAAGTGCCAAAATTGTATTCATTGGTGAAGCACCTGGAAGAATGGAAGACATAAGAGGCGAGCCGTTTGTGGGCTCGGCAGGAAAGAAACTAGCCGATGCACTTGCAAAAAATGGGATTTTGCGAGATTCTGTATATATTACAAACGTGGTCAAGTGCCGCCCGCCAAGTAACCGGGTTCCAAATGAATCCGAGCGGGAATCATGCAGAGCATATCTTGATGCAGAGATAGAAGTAATGAATCCGGAGATAATCTGCGTATTGGGCAACACCGCAAGCAAGTCTGTCTTTGGGCAGGGAGAAATAACAAAGAACAGAGGCAAGATTATAGAAAAAGATGGCAAAAAATATTTTCTGACGTTTCACCCTGCGGCAATGATTTACAACCAAGAATTGGCCGCAATATTTGAGTCAGACATTGCAACACTTGCAAAACTAGTAAAATGA
- a CDS encoding ATPase: MPKIVADTSVIINGFIAKQLESKSIQDDLIIPMAALDELQAQASQGKEQGFVGLEEIKKIQKLCQQNNTQIQFVGQRPSLDDIRLAKHGRIDAIIKDIAKQYSARLYTADYVQGLTAEAEGISVFYQKPEKIASNLEFLRFFDNTTMSVHLKENNPPFAKKGRPGAFVLVKLEEKTLDEQYLELITTQILEASKISNAGTIEISKSGALVIQYADYRIAITRPPFSESHEITIVHPTIKMTLDQYCVSTKLMERLSDQAEGVIISGPPGSGKSTLASSIANFYASKGNVVKTFESPRDLQVDKNVTQYTKLDGSFENSADILLLVRPDYTIFDEVRQRNDFRVFADLRLAGVGMVGVVHANMPLDGIQRFIGKIELGMIPSVIDTVVFVKDGGIAKVYDLELKVKVPSGMVEQDLARPVIEIADFETGTLEYEIYTFGEENVIVPVTEGAETKSGVYKLAAEKIKETIRRFDPNPQIEVLSENNVRIKIKKDAIPSLIGKGGTTINEMEKILHVHIDVQEKDSQEPFSESSGHGVSFDFSESKNTLLFEVNKRFSGQLAELYIKDQYVATARVARHGKIKMSKRSDAGKILSRSAFSKNDIDIMIKDS; the protein is encoded by the coding sequence GTGCCAAAAATAGTTGCAGACACCAGTGTAATAATTAATGGCTTTATAGCAAAACAACTCGAGTCAAAGTCAATACAGGATGATCTGATAATCCCAATGGCTGCACTAGATGAGCTGCAGGCGCAAGCTTCGCAGGGAAAAGAGCAGGGCTTTGTAGGCTTGGAGGAAATAAAAAAAATCCAAAAACTATGCCAGCAAAACAACACCCAAATCCAGTTTGTAGGCCAGCGACCAAGCCTTGACGATATACGACTTGCAAAACATGGTAGAATTGACGCAATCATAAAGGACATTGCAAAACAATACTCTGCAAGACTGTACACGGCAGATTATGTTCAGGGCTTGACTGCAGAAGCAGAGGGAATTTCAGTATTCTATCAAAAGCCGGAAAAAATTGCATCAAATCTTGAATTTTTGCGATTCTTTGACAATACAACAATGAGTGTTCACCTAAAGGAAAACAATCCTCCTTTTGCCAAAAAAGGAAGACCAGGTGCATTTGTTCTAGTCAAACTAGAAGAAAAAACGCTTGATGAGCAATACCTGGAATTAATCACTACACAAATTCTGGAAGCAAGCAAAATATCGAACGCAGGAACAATAGAAATCTCAAAATCAGGTGCACTAGTCATACAATATGCAGATTACAGAATAGCGATAACTAGACCACCATTTTCGGAATCACACGAAATAACTATAGTTCATCCAACCATAAAAATGACGCTGGACCAATATTGTGTATCTACAAAACTAATGGAAAGGCTTTCAGACCAAGCCGAAGGAGTAATTATTTCTGGGCCTCCGGGCTCTGGCAAAAGCACACTTGCATCAAGCATTGCGAATTTTTATGCCTCAAAGGGAAATGTTGTAAAGACATTTGAGTCACCGCGAGACCTCCAAGTCGACAAAAATGTAACTCAGTACACCAAACTGGATGGTAGCTTTGAGAATTCAGCAGATATTTTGTTACTTGTCAGGCCAGATTATACAATATTTGATGAGGTGCGACAAAGGAATGACTTTAGGGTATTTGCTGACTTGAGGCTTGCAGGTGTAGGGATGGTTGGCGTGGTTCACGCAAACATGCCTCTTGATGGAATACAAAGATTTATTGGAAAAATAGAGCTCGGGATGATTCCAAGCGTAATTGATACTGTGGTGTTTGTAAAAGATGGAGGTATTGCCAAAGTTTATGATTTAGAATTAAAAGTCAAGGTACCGTCAGGAATGGTTGAGCAAGACTTGGCAAGACCTGTAATAGAGATTGCAGATTTTGAGACTGGTACACTAGAGTATGAAATCTATACCTTTGGCGAAGAAAACGTAATTGTTCCGGTAACGGAAGGCGCAGAAACCAAGTCTGGGGTTTACAAACTGGCTGCAGAAAAAATCAAAGAAACAATACGAAGATTTGATCCAAATCCGCAAATCGAGGTCCTGTCAGAAAACAATGTTCGAATCAAAATAAAAAAGGACGCAATTCCGTCACTGATAGGAAAAGGCGGCACTACCATTAATGAGATGGAAAAGATACTACATGTCCACATCGATGTCCAGGAAAAAGACTCACAAGAACCATTTTCAGAGAGTTCAGGACATGGAGTATCATTTGATTTCTCCGAATCAAAAAATACTTTACTCTTTGAAGTAAACAAGCGTTTCAGTGGACAGCTTGCAGAATTATACATCAAAGACCAATATGTTGCAACAGCAAGAGTTGCTAGACACGGAAAAATCAAGATGTCCAAACGTTCCGATGCAGGAAAAATACTATCCAGATCAGCTTTTTCAAAAAATGATATCGATATTATGATTAAAGATTCTTGA
- a CDS encoding DUF192 domain-containing protein, giving the protein MASRAQVLIPIGIAAVIIGVVGMSSIPKDVKLEQTEFPRGIIKIDDETLQVQIADTKPLQTRGLMFQEKLPYDQGMLFIFEDQGIRSMWMLNMQFSLDIMWIDAQGNVVHIEKDTQPCKSALETMTCTFTNGNGEEAKYVLEVAAGFVDKFGITENSKLKIISV; this is encoded by the coding sequence GTGGCAAGTCGCGCTCAGGTCCTAATACCAATCGGAATAGCCGCAGTAATAATTGGCGTTGTAGGAATGTCATCTATACCAAAAGACGTCAAGCTAGAACAGACTGAATTTCCGCGAGGCATAATCAAAATCGACGACGAAACACTCCAAGTTCAAATTGCAGACACAAAACCGCTCCAAACGAGAGGCCTGATGTTCCAAGAAAAATTACCATATGATCAAGGAATGCTTTTCATCTTTGAAGACCAAGGAATTCGCTCAATGTGGATGCTAAACATGCAATTTTCCCTAGATATCATGTGGATTGATGCACAAGGGAATGTAGTCCATATAGAAAAAGATACTCAACCTTGCAAATCCGCACTTGAAACTATGACTTGCACATTTACAAATGGAAATGGCGAAGAAGCTAAATACGTACTTGAAGTGGCTGCTGGATTTGTAGACAAGTTTGGTATAACAGAAAACTCCAAGTTGAAAATAATCTCAGTCTA
- a CDS encoding transcriptional regulator, with the protein MEDYLEVISELVELKGYATTLDVSRYMNVSAPSVTKMLQRLDEGGYLKYEKYHGINLTTKGNSVADAIRQKHGILLEFFEILGIEHETANQDAEGIEHHLNPKTIKQLRKFIAYLKSNQKILEGFKNL; encoded by the coding sequence ATGGAGGACTATTTGGAGGTAATATCAGAGCTTGTTGAGCTAAAGGGATACGCTACAACTCTTGATGTTTCTCGCTACATGAATGTCAGTGCGCCAAGCGTCACCAAGATGCTACAAAGACTAGATGAGGGAGGTTATCTCAAATACGAAAAATATCATGGAATAAACCTAACCACGAAGGGAAACAGTGTTGCAGACGCAATACGACAAAAACACGGAATCCTACTAGAGTTTTTTGAAATACTTGGAATAGAACACGAGACTGCAAATCAAGATGCCGAGGGAATAGAGCATCATCTAAATCCGAAAACCATAAAACAGCTACGAAAGTTCATCGCATATTTGAAGTCTAATCAGAAAATTCTCGAAGGGTTCAAGAATCTTTAA